The Carassius carassius chromosome 32, fCarCar2.1, whole genome shotgun sequence DNA window GAAGACAAGATGACTTGAGAGAAATAGCTCCAAACATCATCCGACTGCAGGATCAGAGGAGCCACAGACACACCAAGACGTCCCACAAAGGAGGTATACCCCATCCCATTTTGcctatattttgcatttataagtatattttaaattcaacttcaaaaataaaaaaatattaatttttaccaTTTACAGttttacactactgttaaaaagtttgggggaGATTTCTTCTGTTTTATTCAACAACAAGtcaataaattgaaaaaaatgacagtaaagacaactataatgttacaaaagattcctgtttgaacagaagcaatagtTACATTAGATTTAtgtttgttcttctgaacttttaaTCCATCGAAAAATGTATgacagtttcaacaaaaataattaagcagcactactgttttcaacattgatgataaaatGTTCTTAAGCAACAAATCAAGATATTAGAATGATCATATGACATTGAAGTTTGGAGTAATggttgctaaaaattcagctttgccatcacaagaataaattatgttttattatattaaaaaggttaaataatataataatatttcacaatataactggaTTCAAAAATCTGACTAACCCCAAACAATTTTTCAAAAATTCAATTGTAGTGTAGCTTTGGGCACTAGATCTATTTTTTACTAAAGTATAATTTTGAATGAAACTGGTTTTCATACCTGACAACAGTGGGGTAAAGCTCAGAGCTGTATAAAATAACTGTGCCAAAAGATGTGGCTGAGCAGCCTTTTCCTAGCACAGCAATCACTGTACGAACCACTGACTTATCTGAATGGCAAGAGAAAGAAAACGTTGCATAGGCCAAACTGTCAATGGGGAAACTGTAAACTTCATGTTAAAGGGTCAGTAAGTAATGGCTCTCACCTTTGGGTATGAATATGTTAATCATCAGGCTGATTCCAACAAACAGCAGTGATCCAGCCTGAGTTATGCATCTTCCAAACTTATCCAGCAGATAATAGATGCTCAGTTTAGCAGGAATTTCAATGGCTCCATAAACAAACTGAGTGAGATACATATTTAGTCCAAAGCCTGAAATGTTGAAACTAATTCCATAGGCAACAGTGGCAACAGCAAACCTGGCAGTGAAAAATACAGCAGAAATTAAAAAATGAGTTTTATCTAAACATCCTTTTACTGGTGGaactgttgtgtatgtttgtgattAATACAAACCAAGTGATTCCTGTAAGTAAAGCCAGTCTCCTCATCTTAGGAGTCCTAACCAGATCCAGGTATGAATACTTCCTGTTTCCTCTGTCAGTAACTATGATTTTAGCCAAATTCTATagaaagacagagaaaaacaaatatatttaaatatgtcagaaaaactatgctaaaataaaagcaagggaaaaaaaatactttgattatattttgaaaaggtaccgccccagtgacagctgttgtatctttatttctgagagtgaaaGAAactatatttttctctttttcaatGATCTGTTTCACATCAATCACCATCAACAGGGAGAAATGTTGTgccattgttaataaaaaaatatatttctggtattttaaattacaatatatttcTTCACTGCCATTTTAGATTTCCTTCTGGTAATTCAGTGAGATGTTCTCACCTCAGGTTTTATGCTGACAATAACTTCCTTTTTCTGATTCATGACAGCACATTTACGAAGATAATAATACGCTTTATCCACCCTGCCGTTAGCTATCAGCCATCGTGCTGACTCTGGAATCCACCTATAACAACATCAAAATTCATATTTATGaaatgcataatattttattttgagaaCGTGCAGCAATCTTCTTTTTGAAGAAGGCACATTACAGTACCAAATGATTTTCAGATGTTTTCTGTGAGCTCTATTTAGGTTTGGTTTATTACTCACCACCAAGTGATTATGGAAATAATGGTGGGCAATGAGATGGCAATAGTCAGCCATCTCCAGTCTCGAATGAAGTATGCAATCATTGGAAAGCTCATGAAGGCAAATGTCCAAGAGAGGCTGTCAATCACCCCGACCAGCTTTCTGTGCTCAATGTTCACCCACTCCACATCTGATGAAGAACAAATCAACAAATGAatgtatgcacacacactcatcacTTTGACAGTTACAGTAATACAGTGATGTTAGAAACCTTATTGTGTGCTTTTTTAGAGCCACAGTAATTATCAACACTAAGCAATTTAAAAATCGAGGGATTCTCACTGAGTATAGTGGAGATGATGACACTGCCAGTAATGGTGAATCCAGTGAAGAATCTCAGCACTGCAAACATGATGAAGGAGGACGAAAAAGTACTACACAATCCAAATCCCATTCCTAACATATGTGACACCAGCAGCATTGGCTTACGCCCAAACCTGAGCAGAAACAGACATGTATCCACTTCAACAATCAAATGTAaacaccaacattttttttttttttttgattgattagattagattatttgGAAAAATATCCAGTGTGTTTCTAATGCATCTTATGCAGATTAATTTAAatagatagtttacccaaaaatgtacattttttatactttatgacctttctttcttctgtggaacatataaAAAGAAGTTTAGAGACATGTCTCagtgttttttcccccatatAATTGGAAATCAATGCTGAACTGATGTTTACCAACATTAATTTTtcatgttctgcagaagaaagacacgcatacaggtttggaacaacatgagggtcaaCAAATCATGAAAGAAttgcaatttttgggtgaactatccttttaagcaaCTGTGCTAGATTTAGCTCACTCTAAACTAACATTTCCATGATTTATGTAAACCTCAAAAACCTCATTAAACCAATTTAGCTGCACCAACATTGCACTCAAGCTCCCAAAAGCAGCTGCTCCAAACATGACCCCAATGAAGAAGATGGTGGTTGTTAATCTGCTCAATGCTCTTTTGTCACACACTAAATCCCACTGAAAGACACACAAAAAAGATAGAGGTCACAACTTGAGAAAAGTAGAAAGTGTATCATCagtaatatataaaaaagcaagaGTATTCTCACCTGTGTGGCAAGAGTACTGATGAACATGCTGTTGTCATAAGCCCATCCATTCTGGCACTGGACTACAGCAACCTCTGAGGGGCTGGAAGAGTTTGACAGCAGGTGGAACTGAGGATAAGAGAACATGTGACAGGAAGCAGGAGTCCCATCATCCTGCACTGGAATACTGACAGTCAGTCTCTCCTCCTGAGTCAGATTCTCAAAGATCTCGTCAGCATCCAGAGAGCTGATGCTGCAGTGATGAGAAGGGATAACAGCAATAAAGTTGCCTAACAGAAAGTGACACGCAAGACTAAATCGTCCAAAGAAATTGATGCACAGGACCATCTTCTGGAACCTTCCGAATCCATTAATTTCTGAAAGAAGATCTTCGAACTTCATCCTTGCGCTCTGTTGTGTTCGACCTGGTTGAGGATCTGTCTCATCTGGCTCTTTTGTTCATACCTCATGTCATAACACTCTAAATGAGGGAAATGGTTAACAGAGGGAATGTCTAAAGCTTTGTGgaacatttgtaaaaattaaacCCTTTGGTTGAAACTTTACATTGTGGTGATtttacaataaatgtttattcTTGCTTTGTCATTCTGAGATTATCATAACTTTGCCCTCAAGACAACCACAGTCTGTTGACTTGTAGCATGAATGTAACATGAATTTTTTCTTAACtggtttaaaagaaagaaattaaagaatgaaagaaattcatatttgATTGCAGCAAGTGTGTTTTAaagccatttataatgttacaaaagttacatttcttttttaaataaatgctgttcttccgacaaaaatataaagcagcacaatgaTTCAAAtccttataataaaaatattggtTTCTATGTTTCTTTGGCTCCAAATCATAatcatcagaatgatttctaaaggatcatgtcacactaaagcctggagtaatggctgctcaaaattcagcttttccataacaggaattaatatacatatatatttccaTTTTATGTACAAACACAAGTAGATTTGCAAATGATAAACAACTGAACGCAGTTGGGTAGAGCTCAGAGGAAAATACACGTGAAAGAGGCCTATGAGAATCCTTTacccaattattttattttattttattacaccgGACAGTGTAGCAGGGGCCATAATAACTTGCAAAACCCTGACTTCTTGTTAAACCTTGTAAGGACAAGAAAtaagaaagtattataataagaaagcaatgttttgattttgttctaCATTGTGTGAAAATCAACTAGTGATCAACGATAAAgaattatatattattcattatatttataaattattaatatatttgtttttagataAGTGAAATCATCCCATAAATGGCCCACTTGTAGTTGGATTTCCATATTTAACTGGGATAGGATGAAACATGTGATTTTATCAACAGAAAgcttttttaatttaacattttagaatGACTGACATGCTGAACACGACTGTGACATCACATTTGAAAAGTTGCATTTAGTCATTCACAACAGTGACATTCTATGTGATTATTGTTCTTTTATTTAAATGGACTGAAAAGCCAGGCAGATGATTGTGATGTCACAATAAATGATTGACTTTAATACAAAACATTCACACAGACTTTCAATGAATGTCAAACTCATGATGACAACATCATAACAAATGGTTGTTCTGTAACggaatgaactgaaaaaaaaaaaaaaaaaccttcacagtTTTAAAGCAACTTGAGTGTCAATCACATGATTGTGGCATCAAAATAAATGATCGTTCTCTGTCTTTTACCTCTGGGAATGAGGACGGTGATGCCAATGCAGACCCCTGTTGTAATCACTGTGCTCACCTGGCTGTACCTGCGGCCCAGTTTATCCAGACACAAATAGGCCACCAGTTTTGATGGCAGTTCCATGGCACCATAAGTAAACTGGGTCAGGTAGAAGTTCAGCCCAAAACCACTGATGTTCAAACTGATGCCATAGTAAGTGATTCCCACTCTGAACCTGTGAAAACAATTAATATACAAACTTTATTATCTTAGTAAACCACATAGCTCTGACTTGAATTTGAAAAAGGAAACCATAATTTTAGCCATTATAAAGACAAAAAATTCCCACCAGGTGCTTCCAGTAAGCATAGCCAGTTTCCTCATCTTAGAAGACCT harbors:
- the slc22a7b.2 gene encoding solute carrier family 22 member 7, whose amino-acid sequence is MKFEDLLSEINGFGRFQKMVLCINFFGRFSLACHFLLGNFIAVIPSHHCSISSLDADEIFENLTQEERLTVSIPVQDDGTPASCHMFSYPQFHLLSNSSSPSEVAVVQCQNGWAYDNSMFISTLATQWDLVCDKRALSRLTTTIFFIGVMFGAAAFGSLSAMFGRKPMLLVSHMLGMGFGLCSTFSSSFIMFAVLRFFTGFTITGSVIISTILNVEWVNIEHRKLVGVIDSLSWTFAFMSFPMIAYFIRDWRWLTIAISLPTIISIITWWWIPESARWLIANGRVDKAYYYLRKCAVMNQKKEVIVSIKPENLAKIIVTDRGNRKYSYLDLVRTPKMRRLALLTGITWFAVATVAYGISFNISGFGLNMYLTQFVYGAIEIPAKLSIYYLLDKFGRCITQAGSLLFVGISLMINIFIPKDKSVVRTVIAVLGKGCSATSFGTVILYSSELYPTVVRQNGMGYTSFVGRLGVSVAPLILQSDDVWSYFSQVILSSLGLSAAFVAYLLPETRGRCLPETIEDIEGIRKGTDDSPLQDKKIDVKEGSRLKWKDSLIVQNT